A window of uncultured Fusobacterium sp. genomic DNA:
GGAGATAATCAATATATTAAACTTTTTTAATTATTCTAAAGAAGATTTTGAAAAAAATAATTTTATCTTTGAAATAGGAAAACCTATTAGTAAAATAGGAATAATTTTATCTGGAGAGATTAATATTATAAAAGAAGATTTCTGGGGAAATAGAAATATTTTGAATAAATTTAAAAGTGGAGAGATTTTTGGAGAGGTTTTTGCTCTTGCTAAAGTTTCGCCAAATAATATATTGGTAGAAACTTCTCAAAATTCTAAAATATTATTTTTAAATTTAACTAACTTCTCAATAGATAATGAAAATAATTCCAATGAAATCTTAAAATTTTTATCTAATATCTTTAAAATATCTTTGAAAAAAAACATT
This region includes:
- a CDS encoding Crp/Fnr family transcriptional regulator codes for the protein MENIDFLMKLPIFYNLKNEEIINILNFFNYSKEDFEKNNFIFEIGKPISKIGIILSGEINIIKEDFWGNRNILNKFKSGEIFGEVFALAKVSPNNILVETSQNSKILFLNLTNFSIDNENNSNEILKFLSNIFKISLKKNILFTEKLEHITKKTIREKIISYLSTEALKNRSNSFFIKFDRQELADYLFVERSALSRELSSMKKDGLIEYNKNHFTLIK